The proteins below are encoded in one region of Phaseolus vulgaris cultivar G19833 chromosome 1, P. vulgaris v2.0, whole genome shotgun sequence:
- the LOC137814636 gene encoding BEL1-like homeodomain protein 1, whose protein sequence is MATYFHHGNSEIQSGAADGLQTLVLMNPGYIHYSDAPSQPPPSHAAGNLVFLNSAAVAGTNSNNSFNPHAPPSHTQQFVGIPLSASQDLNHHSMHAHHDVSALHGFLPRMQYNHWNALDPASAARETPRAQQGLSLGLGSFREGQAPGMSGDDLRVSGGSPSSASGVTNNGASGIQSVLLSSKYLKAAHELLEEVVNVNNGTGTELGKKSGGQNKVIGESSAAGSGDGSVVGEGNGKRSSELSTAERQEIQMKKAKLIAMLDEVEQRYRQYHQQMEIVVSSFEQAAGIGSARTYTALALQTISKQFRCLKDAIAGQVRAANKSLGEEDCFGGKIEGSRLKYVDHHLRQQRALQQLGMIQHNAWRPQRGLPERSVSVLRAWLFEHFLHPYPKDSDKHMLAKQTGLTRSQVSNWFINARVRLWKPMVEEMYLEEMKDHEQNGSEDKSSKSNEDSSTKMAAPPERGPSNETEAKSFNSKQEVSKSQNTAMVSVSRPSTSQLGGNVRNQSGFSFMGSSELEGITQGSPKKARNHEMMHSPNSVPSMNIDVKPNEANNEQLSMKFGDDRQGRNESSFMVNQTNFIGGFGQYPIGDIGRFDAEQFAPRFSGNGVSLTLGLDSLPGTHQTFLPNQNIQLGRSLDIGEPNEFGSINTSSPHSSAAYESISMQNPKRFAAQLLPDFVT, encoded by the exons ATGGCGACATACTTTCATCATGGTAACTCCGAAATCCAATCAGGTGCCGCCGACGGACTCCAAACTCTTGTCCTCATGAACCCCGGCTACATCCACTACTCCGACGCGCCGTCGCAGCCCCCTCCCTCACACGCTGCGGGAAATCTCGTGTTTCTCAACTCCGCCGCAGTTGCCGGCACCAACAGCAACAACTCCTTCAACCCTCACGCGCCGCCCTCTCACACCCAACAATTCGTTGGAATCCCCCTCTCCGCTTCCCAGGACCTCAACCACCACTCCATGCACGCGCACCACGACGTCTCGGCACTGCATGGCTTCCTCCCGCGCATGCAGTACAATCATTGGAACGCGCTTGACCCGGCCTCGGCGGCGCGTGAAACCCCACGCGCACAGCAGGGCTTGTCTCTGGGGCTTGGGTCGTTCCGGGAGGGTCAGGCGCCGGGGATGTCAGGCGACGACTTGCGCGTGTCGGGCGGTTCGCCGTCGTCGGCGTCTGGGGTTACCAATAATGGAGCTTCGGGCATTCAGAGCGTACTCTTGAGCTCAAAGTACTTGAAGGCAGCGCATGAACTTTTAGAAGAGGTTGTGAATGTTAACAATGGGACTGGCACCGAGCTGGGTAAAAAGAGTGGTGGACAGAACAAGGTGATTGGAGAATCATCCGCTGCAGGTAGTGGAGATGGTTCAGTTGTTGGGGAAGGGAACGGAAAACGTAGCTCTGAGCTATCGACTGCAGAAAGACAAGAAATTCAGATGAAGAAAGCAAAACTAATTGCCATGCTTGATGAG GTGGAGCAAAGGTACAGGCAGTACCACCAGCAGATGGAGATAGTGGTGTCGTCGTTTGAGCAAGCTGCGGGGATTGGGTCTGCGAGGACATACACTGCCCTTGCATTGCAAACAATCTCTAAGCAGTTTCGGTGTTTGAAAGATGCAATTGCAGGGCAGGTTCGAGCTGCTAACAAGAGCTTAGGAGAAGAAGATTGCTTTGGAGGGAAAATAGAAGGTTCGAGGCTCAAATATGTGGACCATCATCTAAGGCAGCAACGAGCTCTTCAACAATTGGGAATGATCCAGCACAATGCTTGGAGACCCCAGAGAGGATTACCTGAAAGATCTGTTTCTGTTCTTCGTGCCTGGCTCTTCGAACACTTCCTCCACCC ATATCCCAAGGACTCGGACAAACACATGTTGGCAAAACAAACAGGGCTAACAAGGAGCCAG GTTTCAAATTGGTTTATAAATGCTCGAGTTCGGCTTTGGAAGCCAATGGTGGAGGAAATGTACTTGGAAGAGATGAAGGATCATGAACAGAATGGATCTGAGGATAAATCAAGCAAGAGCAATGAAGATTCTTCTACGAAAATGGCAGCCCCACCAGAGAGAGGTCCTTCCAATGAAACCGAGGCTAAAAGTTTTAATTCCAAACAAGAGGTTTCAAAGAGCCAGAACACTGCTATGGTTTCAGTTTCTAGACCATCAACGTCACAACTTGGTGGGAATGTGAGAAACCAATCAGGATTCAGCTTCATGGGATCATCAGAGCTAGAAGGGATCACACAAGGGAGTCCGAAGAAAGCAAGGAATCATGAGATGATGCATTCCCCAAATAGTGTACCTTCAATGAACATTGATGTGAAGCCCAATGAGGCAAACAATGAACAACTCTCAATGAAATTTGGGGACGATAGGCAAGGCAGAAACGAATCCTCTTTCATGGTAAACCAAACAAACTTCATTGGTGGTTTTGGACAGTACCCAATTGGGGATATTGGAAGGTTTGATGCAGAGCAGTTTGCCCCAAGGTTTTCAGGTAATGGCGTTTCCCTTACTCTTGGTCTTGACTCATTACCAGGAACCCATCAAACATTCCTCCCAAACCAAAACATTCAACTGGGTAGAAGCTTGGACATTGGTGAACCAAATGAGTTTGGTAGCATAAACACTTCCTCTCCCCACTCTTCTGCAGCTTATGAGAGTATCAGCATGCAAAACCCAAAGAGGTTTGCTGCACAATTGTTGCCAGACTTTGTGACCTGA
- the LOC137814635 gene encoding BTB/POZ domain-containing protein At3g05675 isoform X1 has protein sequence MEPTDKEEKIACVIGDRLTSDVVVRLRTPEGRDDWLYCHSEILVKNCKYFADRLSENWPTCQILDSRNCVDIYCQELDFDYHVNLIRLLYIVIDGSVDDLWHGVKNALGILQVAVELGCPQIITACVNYLEAVTWEEAEEEEILRIVPRMGLQAEPILARLQPVKQSAIVNIFVSAIRFATSSPSPNMNDLKSSAQEQLEYMLTEDDDTPLLTADDNIKVEVKECVNRLFARFIDSVTAFSSGTAESLSEAENIQLFQSCLTDLSWACQILSKLEIMREFVENWFDASEKIVKVLEQGSSTTEVIEIKLRAVEVTSKVLEAIGYGTVILPTAKRLQVLKVWLPFVRVTKPLIDSVTTNCENAMLLKLDGEMWQSLESTFVSIILALPSGDQAEILTEWLDNEYMQYPDLTEAFEVWCYRSKVAKRRLSLLGDEHAMANSF, from the exons ATGGAACCTACT gacaaagaagaaaaaattgctTGTGTGATTGGTGACCGATTAACTAGTGATGTTGTTGTGAGGCTACGCACACCGGAAGGTCGAGATGATTGGCTATACTGCCACTCAGAGATTCTTGTAAAGAATTGCAAGTACTTTGCTGATCGGTTGTCTGAGAACTGGCCAACATGTCAGATCCTTGATTCTCGCAATTGTGTTGATATCTATTGCCAAGAGTTGGATTTTGATTACCATGTAAATCTTATACGTCTTCTCTACATTGTCATAGATGGTTCAGTTGATGATTTGTGGCATGGTGTTAAAAATGCCCTTGGGATTCTCCAGGTTGCAGTTGAACTTGGATGCCCGCAGATTATAACTGCATGTGTGAACTACTTAGAAGCTGTTACATGGGAGGAGGCTGAGGAGGAAGAGATCTTGAGAATTGTACCTCGAATGGGATTACAGGCTGAACCTATCCTGGCTAGACTTCAACCAGTTAAGCAGTCTGCTATCGTAAACATCTTTGTCTCTGCTATCCGTTTTGCTACATCATCCCCATCCCCAAATATGAATGATCTTAAATCTTCAGCACAAGAGCAACTTGAGTACATGCtaactgaagatgatgatacCCCTTTATTGACAGCTGATGACAATATAAAAGTCGAGGTAAAAGAATGTGTAAACAGACTATTTGCTCGGTTCATCGACTCGGTAACAGCTTTTTCATCTGGTACTGCAGAATCACTATCTGAGGCAGAGAATATTCAGTTGTTTCAATCCTGTTTGACTGATTTGTCGTGGGCCTGTCAGATACTGAGTAAGTTGGAAATAATGAGAGAATTTGTTGAGAATTGGTTTGATGCATCAGAAAAAATTGTCAAGGTTCTTGAACAAGGAAGTTCTACAACGGAAGTCATTGAGATAAAGTTAAGAGCTGTTGAGGTGACATCAAAAGTTTTAGAGGCAATTGGTTATGGCACTGTTATATTGCCAACAGCAAAACGCCTTCAAGTTTTGAAAGTGTGGCTTCCATTTGTGAGGGTTACTAAACCATTGATTGATTCTGTTACAACGAATTGTGAGAATGCCATGCTGCTTAAATTAGATGGCGAAATGTGGCAATCCTTAGAATCCACATTTGTATCTATCATTCTTGCATTGCCATCGGGGGATCAGGCAGAGATTTTAACCGAGTGGCTGGATAACGAATATATGCAGTATCCAGACTTAACTGAGGCATTTGAAGTATGGTGTTATAGGTCCAAGGTTGCTAAAAGAAGACTATCGTTGCTAGGGGATGAGCATGCCATGGCCAACTCATTTTGA
- the LOC137814635 gene encoding BTB/POZ domain-containing protein At3g05675 isoform X2 gives MEPTDKEEKIACVIGDRLTSDVVVRLRTPEGRDDWLYCHSEILVKNCKYFADRLSENWPTYGSVDDLWHGVKNALGILQVAVELGCPQIITACVNYLEAVTWEEAEEEEILRIVPRMGLQAEPILARLQPVKQSAIVNIFVSAIRFATSSPSPNMNDLKSSAQEQLEYMLTEDDDTPLLTADDNIKVEVKECVNRLFARFIDSVTAFSSGTAESLSEAENIQLFQSCLTDLSWACQILSKLEIMREFVENWFDASEKIVKVLEQGSSTTEVIEIKLRAVEVTSKVLEAIGYGTVILPTAKRLQVLKVWLPFVRVTKPLIDSVTTNCENAMLLKLDGEMWQSLESTFVSIILALPSGDQAEILTEWLDNEYMQYPDLTEAFEVWCYRSKVAKRRLSLLGDEHAMANSF, from the exons ATGGAACCTACT gacaaagaagaaaaaattgctTGTGTGATTGGTGACCGATTAACTAGTGATGTTGTTGTGAGGCTACGCACACCGGAAGGTCGAGATGATTGGCTATACTGCCACTCAGAGATTCTTGTAAAGAATTGCAAGTACTTTGCTGATCGGTTGTCTGAGAACTGGCCAACAT ATGGTTCAGTTGATGATTTGTGGCATGGTGTTAAAAATGCCCTTGGGATTCTCCAGGTTGCAGTTGAACTTGGATGCCCGCAGATTATAACTGCATGTGTGAACTACTTAGAAGCTGTTACATGGGAGGAGGCTGAGGAGGAAGAGATCTTGAGAATTGTACCTCGAATGGGATTACAGGCTGAACCTATCCTGGCTAGACTTCAACCAGTTAAGCAGTCTGCTATCGTAAACATCTTTGTCTCTGCTATCCGTTTTGCTACATCATCCCCATCCCCAAATATGAATGATCTTAAATCTTCAGCACAAGAGCAACTTGAGTACATGCtaactgaagatgatgatacCCCTTTATTGACAGCTGATGACAATATAAAAGTCGAGGTAAAAGAATGTGTAAACAGACTATTTGCTCGGTTCATCGACTCGGTAACAGCTTTTTCATCTGGTACTGCAGAATCACTATCTGAGGCAGAGAATATTCAGTTGTTTCAATCCTGTTTGACTGATTTGTCGTGGGCCTGTCAGATACTGAGTAAGTTGGAAATAATGAGAGAATTTGTTGAGAATTGGTTTGATGCATCAGAAAAAATTGTCAAGGTTCTTGAACAAGGAAGTTCTACAACGGAAGTCATTGAGATAAAGTTAAGAGCTGTTGAGGTGACATCAAAAGTTTTAGAGGCAATTGGTTATGGCACTGTTATATTGCCAACAGCAAAACGCCTTCAAGTTTTGAAAGTGTGGCTTCCATTTGTGAGGGTTACTAAACCATTGATTGATTCTGTTACAACGAATTGTGAGAATGCCATGCTGCTTAAATTAGATGGCGAAATGTGGCAATCCTTAGAATCCACATTTGTATCTATCATTCTTGCATTGCCATCGGGGGATCAGGCAGAGATTTTAACCGAGTGGCTGGATAACGAATATATGCAGTATCCAGACTTAACTGAGGCATTTGAAGTATGGTGTTATAGGTCCAAGGTTGCTAAAAGAAGACTATCGTTGCTAGGGGATGAGCATGCCATGGCCAACTCATTTTGA